A genomic segment from Pseudomonas sp. M30-35 encodes:
- a CDS encoding NUDIX hydrolase, translating to MPISQAEVAHRAASDAERIAWVDEQDCQLGVLPRAELRERGLIGRATFILLFNSAGLLCVHRRTLSKALYPGYWDVAAGGMVMANESYAESAARELQEELGIGNVILNECRRFFFDQADNRLWCAVFSAVSDAPLVLQPEEVLEARFITVQQALAEASFKDYCPDSLQALRAYLEIRSQNSGC from the coding sequence ATGCCTATCTCGCAAGCGGAGGTCGCCCACCGGGCGGCTTCTGACGCAGAGCGAATCGCCTGGGTTGACGAGCAAGACTGCCAGCTAGGCGTCTTGCCTCGCGCTGAGTTGCGCGAGCGAGGCCTGATTGGTCGCGCTACCTTTATATTGCTGTTCAATTCTGCGGGGCTGCTTTGCGTGCACCGCCGTACGCTGAGCAAGGCGTTGTATCCCGGTTATTGGGATGTCGCCGCTGGCGGGATGGTCATGGCCAATGAAAGCTACGCTGAGTCGGCCGCCCGCGAGTTGCAAGAAGAGTTGGGTATCGGCAACGTCATATTGAATGAGTGTCGGCGCTTCTTTTTTGATCAGGCGGACAATCGTTTGTGGTGCGCCGTTTTCTCTGCGGTGTCAGATGCGCCGCTGGTGTTACAGCCTGAAGAGGTGCTCGAAGCGCGGTTTATTACTGTGCAGCAAGCTTTAGCCGAGGCGAGTTTCAAGGACTACTGCCCAGACTCGCTGCAAGCCTTGCGTGCCTATCTAGAAATACGCAGCCAAAACAGCGGCTGTTAG
- a CDS encoding translation initiation factor Sui1, with the protein MVKKASSFAALSGLVYSTDTGRHCPDCSQPVDACICKKNLVPEGDGIARVRRETKGRGGKTVSTVSGVPLPEEPLKELASALKKRCGCGGSLKDGVIEIQGDHVELLLEELTKRGFKAKKSGG; encoded by the coding sequence GTGGTCAAGAAAGCCTCGTCATTCGCCGCATTAAGCGGTTTGGTGTATTCCACTGACACAGGCCGGCATTGCCCGGATTGCAGTCAGCCGGTAGACGCCTGCATCTGTAAAAAAAACCTGGTCCCTGAAGGCGACGGTATTGCCCGTGTGCGCCGAGAAACCAAAGGCCGTGGCGGTAAAACCGTGAGCACCGTGAGTGGTGTGCCATTGCCTGAGGAACCCTTGAAAGAGCTGGCAAGCGCGCTGAAAAAGCGTTGCGGCTGTGGTGGCTCGCTCAAGGATGGGGTGATTGAGATCCAGGGCGATCACGTCGAGCTGCTGCTCGAAGAACTCACAAAGCGCGGTTTCAAAGCGAAGAAGTCTGGCGGCTAA
- a CDS encoding DUF2333 family protein, translated as MLDWKKRTTGTRDNVDDSVASVRSYFRGGWVTKIFGTLLGIYLLVALVVGWYWSQEPDQFSVQQHAESAAQNAQRQMTNGYTTVETLKYVATTLLEKPGGYLSNDLAPPGLWLDNMPSWELGVLVQVRDLSRAMRKDFSRSQSQSTEDVDLARAEPRFNFDNKSWALPASESEYREGIKSLDRYLARLSGDGKPAAQFYTRADNLNNWLGDAATRLGSLSQRLSASVGQVRLNTEVKNELVATGAAVKVDENAYETPWMQIDNVFYEARGQAWALAQFLRAVEVDFADVLVKKNATVSVRQIIRELEAAQEPMWSPMILNGSGYGLLANHSLVMANYISRANAGIIDLRQLLSQG; from the coding sequence ATGCTGGATTGGAAGAAACGCACGACTGGCACGCGTGACAACGTCGACGACTCTGTCGCCAGCGTCCGCAGTTATTTTCGTGGGGGCTGGGTAACCAAGATATTTGGCACGTTACTTGGCATCTATCTGTTGGTAGCGCTGGTGGTTGGCTGGTATTGGAGCCAGGAGCCTGACCAGTTCTCCGTTCAGCAGCACGCCGAGTCAGCCGCGCAGAATGCGCAGCGGCAAATGACCAATGGCTACACCACCGTTGAAACCCTTAAATATGTGGCCACAACCCTGCTCGAAAAGCCGGGTGGATATTTGTCCAACGACCTCGCGCCTCCGGGCCTGTGGCTGGACAACATGCCAAGCTGGGAGCTCGGTGTGTTGGTACAGGTACGTGACTTGTCGCGCGCTATGCGTAAGGACTTCTCACGCTCGCAGTCGCAGTCGACCGAAGACGTTGACCTTGCCAGAGCTGAGCCGCGCTTCAACTTCGACAACAAAAGCTGGGCACTGCCTGCATCCGAATCTGAATACCGTGAAGGTATCAAATCGCTGGATCGTTACCTCGCGCGTTTGTCGGGCGACGGTAAGCCGGCTGCGCAGTTTTATACGCGCGCAGATAACCTCAATAACTGGTTGGGCGACGCCGCCACACGTCTGGGTTCGCTGTCGCAACGGCTGTCGGCAAGTGTCGGCCAGGTACGCTTGAATACTGAAGTTAAAAACGAGCTAGTCGCCACCGGTGCAGCAGTGAAGGTTGACGAGAACGCCTACGAAACCCCGTGGATGCAGATCGACAATGTGTTCTACGAAGCACGCGGTCAGGCATGGGCGCTCGCGCAGTTCTTGCGCGCAGTCGAAGTTGATTTCGCTGATGTGCTGGTCAAGAAGAACGCTACGGTTAGCGTGCGTCAGATCATTCGTGAGCTGGAAGCCGCTCAAGAACCGATGTGGAGCCCGATGATTCTCAACGGTAGCGGTTATGGTCTGTTGGCTAACCACTCGCTGGTTATGGCCAACTACATCTCGCGTGCTAACGCTGGCATTATCGATTTGCGTCAACTGTTGTCGCAGGGTTAA